A segment of the Coraliomargarita parva genome:
TACAAAAATAATACTAACAACTGTCACCAAGCTCTGACGAAGTGTTACCTATGTCTTGAACCTAAACTGTTACCCATGTCCTGACCCCTCCGTGAAAAAATTAAACTCCAGGTTTCAGGTCTCCGCCTTCAGCCCTCTAGGGCCCTCAGTCCTCGTAGCCTTTGGGATGGGACTGATGCCAGCGCCAGGCGGTCGCAATAATGTCCTTCACGTCCTTGTACTTGATCTCCCAGCCCAGCTCCTGCTGGGCCTTGCTGGAATCGGCAAACAAGGCGGGCGGGTCACCGGCACGGCGCTCGTCTTCAACCACGGGCACCTTCAGGCCGGTCACTGCCTCGACCGCGTTGATGATTTCACGCACCGAATTCGGCGTACCGGTTCCGAGGTTGTAGAAATAGCCGGCACCGGGTTCCGCCAGCTTGTCGAAAACGGCGATGTGGGCGCGGGAAAGGTCGTCGACATGGACGTAGTCCCGCAGGCAGGTGCCGTCCGGGGTGTCGTAGTCGGTCCCGAAAATCTTGATGTTCTCGCGCTTTCCGGTAGCGGCATCAATCACGAGCGGAATCAGGTGGGTTTCCGGGTTGTGGTCTTCCCCGATGGTGCCGTCCTCGGCCGCACCGGCGGCATTGAAGTAACGGAAAGCAGCGAAGCTGAGGCCATAGGCATGGGCGAAGGCCTTGAGGCAGTTCTCCACATCCAGCTTGGTCTGACCGTAGGGATTGATCGGGCTCTGGCGGAGCGTCTCTACGATGGGCAGGCTTTCCGGCTCGCCGTAGGTCGCACAGGTGGAGGAGAAGACGAATTTCTTCACCCCGTTGTCGATCATGGTCTCAAGCAGGCGCAGGGTCGCGACAAAATTGTTCTCGTAGTATTTACGAGGCTCGGTCACCGACTCGCCCACATAGGCAAAGGCGGCAAAGTGCATGACCAGTTCGATCTGCTCCTCCTTCAGGATCTTGCCGACGACTTCGGGATCCCCGAGGTCGCAATCGTAAAACGGCACGTCCTCAGCCACCGCGGAACGATGACCGAACACCAAATTGTCCAGAACAACCGGCTCGTGTCCGGCAGCTTGCAACTGGCGAACGCAGTGACTTCCAATATAACCTGCACCTCCGACTACTAGTACTTTCATGATTCTGCCTGAAATAAAGCGGGAATAGAAGCTGTCGAAGTAAAAATTGATCTATTTCCAAGGAAAGGGATGATTCGGTTGCAGCCGGACAAGATTTTTACTGTATTGACAGATGGGCCTTCAAAGTTGGTAACAATGTCCGTTTCACCATGCAGCTACCGCGCATCGTCATAACAGGCCTAGGCCTGACCGCCCCCAATGGGAACACGCTTGAGGAATACCGCGAAAACCTCCTCAAAGGGGTACCTCGTATCCAGACCATCGACATGCGATACATGGGCCCGGTACCGGCCGGAGTCTGTGACTTCGACACCCGCAAGTACCAATCCCGCAAGGAACTCCGCGTCGGCACCCGTGCCGGCAGCATCGCCATTTACTGCGCCCACGAGGCCCTTGAGGACAGCGGCTTTGATTTTGCCAATTTCGACAAGAGCCGTATCGGCGTCTATGTCGGCACCACCGAGCACGGCAATGTGGAGACGGAAAACGAGGTCTATAACATTTCGAAGTTCGACTACGACACCCGCTATTGGACCCACCACCACAATCCGCGGACCGTGGCCAACAACCCTGCGGGCGAGATCACCATCAACCTCGGGATAACCGGGCCCCATTACACCATCGGTGCCGCCTGCGCCGCGGGCAATGCCGGCCTGATCCAAGCCGTGCAAATGCTCCGCCTCGGCGAAGTGGACATGGCATTGGCCGGCGGGGTTAGTGAAAGCATCCAGACTTTCGGCATCTTTGCCGGCTTCAAGAGCCAGGGAGCCCTGGCCAAGCATGACGACCCGAACTTGGCGAGCCGCCCCTTCGACAAGGGCCGCAACGGCATCGTCGTATCCGAAGGCGGCTGCATCTATGTGCTTGAGCGCCTTGAGGACGCACAGGCACGCGGCGCCAACATCATCGCCGAAATCATCGGCTACCGGATCAATTCCGACGCGTCCGACTACGTGCTGCCCAATCCCGAACGCCAGGCCGAATGCATGCGCGCGGCCCTGCAAAGCGCGGGGATCGAGCCGGGCGATGTCGATATCGTCAACACCCACGCCACTTCCACGCCTCAGGGCGACATCCAGGAATGCAAGGCGATTGCTGAAGTCTTCGGCGACTGCCCCACGACTTATATCAACAACACCAAGAGTTTCATCGGCCATGCCATGGGTGCGGCCGGCGCTCTGGAACTGGCTGGCAACATCCCGTCCTTCCAAGACAATACGATTCACCCCACCATTAATGTCGATGACCTCGATCCCGAATGCGCCTTGCCGAATCTCGTCATCAACGAGCCACGTAAGGTTGACGCGGTCAAAGTTATCCTCAACAACTCCTTCGGAATGCTGGGCATCAACTCTGCTTTGATCCTTCGAAAGTTCGAAGGCTAGGCCCCCTTCCCTTATTCCCATTCTCCATTTATTACCGACATGACAGAAGACGACGTAAAACAAATCGTAATCGATATCATCAATGAAATCGCTCCGGACGAAGACACCACGGACCTGAAGGCCGAGGTAAGCCTCCGCGAGCAGATGGATCTCGATTCCATGGACTTCCTCGACATCGTGATGGAATTGCGCAAGCAGCACGGCATCGAAGTGCCGGAAGAAGACTACCCGAAACTGGCATCCCTGGCTAGTTGCGCGGAATACCTCACGCCCAAGTTCAACGAAAAGTAGGAGAGGCCGGACGCCTCTACCGCTCCCTGACAAGCGCGACTTATGTCCGCATCCCTCGACGGCCGGCACTTTGAAGTCGTCATTATCGGTGCCGGTATGGCTGGCTTGGCGGCCGGCATCCGCCTCGCTCTCGCAGGCAAGAACTGCATCATCCTCGAACGGCACAATGCCTCCGGAGGCCTCAACTCCTTCTACAGCATCGACGGCCGCAAGTATGATGTCGGCCTGCATGCGATGACAAATTACGTGCCCAAGGGAACGAAGGGCACGCCGCTGGCCAAGTTGCTGCGCCAATTGCGGATCCCCTACGACGACTTCGACCTCTGCCCACAGCTGGGCTCGCGTATCGCCTTTCCCGACTGCGAGCTCGCCTTCAACAATGACTTCGAGCTCTTCGAGTCCGAGGTCGCGCGCGCCTTTCCCGCCCAGATCGACGGCTTCCGCGCGCTCGTGCAGGAGGTGAAGGAGCTGGACGCCTTTGACTTGGGTGCCCTGCCCAGCTCGGCCCGCACTGCGGTACAGCGCCACATCACCGACCCCTTGCTGGAGGATATGATCTTCTGCCCGGTCATGTATTATGGCAGTGCCCAGGAGGAGGACATGGACTACGGCCAGTTCGCCATCATGTTCCGCTCCCTCTTCTTCGAGGGCTTTGCCCGCCCCTTCGACGGGGTCCGCGTCATCATCCGCCTCCTGCAGAACAAGTACCGCGAGCTCGGCGGGCTGCGCAAGATGAAGTGCGGCATCCGCCGCATCCACAGCGACGGCGCGCGGGCCACCGCCCTCACCCTCGACGACGGCGCCACCCTTACCGCCGATAAGATCATTTCCACCGCCGGCGCGGTCGAGACCCTGCGCCTCTGCGAGGACCAGGCCCCGGACGCCGGAGCCGACAACATCGGCCGCTTGAGCTTCACCGAAACCATCACCGTACTGGACCGCCAGCCGGCGGATTTCGGCTGGAATGACACCATCATCTTCTTCAACACCCGCGAACCGCGCTTCCGTTATGCCCGGGTCGAAGATGACTTGGTCGATCCGGGCAGTGGTGTGATCTGCTTTCCCAATAATTACCGGTATGGCGAGGGACGGCAGCTCGACGAAGGCTTTCTCCGCATCACGGCCATGGCCAACCACGATGCCTGGTGCCGACTGGAGGAAGCGGACTACCTCGCCCGCAAGGAGGAATGGTACGCCAAACTGCAGGCGGTCGCGCTTTCCATCCTGCCCCAAAGCCAGCTGGACCTGGACGCACACCGGATCGCGAAGGACATGTTCACCCCCCGCACAGTACGCAAGTACACGGGCCACCTGAACGGCGCCATTTACGGAGCACCCAATAAGATCAAGGACGGACGCACCCAGCTGGACAACCTTTACCTCGCCGGAACCGACCAGGGCTTCCTTGGAATCGTGGGTGCGATGCTCAGCGGGATCTCAATGGCCAACCTGCACGTGCTACAGGGTTAAGATATTTTATTCTTTCGGTTTGCTACGGCATTCCGTCTGCTCAGTGTTACCGTGCCGTTGAAAAGTTACTTCAAGATCCCATTGATCTATTTCGTCGTCGGCGCGACTTGGATTCTAATTTCAGATCGCGTTGTGGCAACCATCGCGCCCTCCATGCAGGACGTCATCGTATTTCAGACCATCAAGGGCTGGGCTTACATCCTCATCACCACCTTGCTTCTCTGGATCATGGTCAAACGCCACCATGACCGGATGATTGCAGCATCACTCGAACGGCAGGCCCTCTACTACAAGGCCATCGAAGGCAGTCACCACATCCTGCTCAATTACTTGAACAAAATGCAGCTCGTCACCATCGAGGCGGAAAACTCCAAGGACTTCGACAAGAGCGTCCTCAACATCGGTCAAACCGTGACCGATGAAGCGGCTTCCGCCATCAAGGCCCTCGGCGACCTGCCCGAGCCAACCATGGAAGCCGTCCATAAGCTCGCCTACCGGGATCTCGAAATCCAGCGCCGTAGCAAGCAGAGCTAGTGGGGGCTCAGCCCGGAGGCCAGGCCATCGGACGCCCACCCAGCACATGCACGTGCATGTGCGGCACGGTTTCGCCACCGTCCTTGCCGTTGTTGATCACGATCCGGTACCCGCCCTCAAGCTTCAGGGAGTCCGCCACCGTCGCGGCCGTCAGCAGGAGATGCCCCAGGATAGTCTGGTCGGCCTCCGTCGCTTCCGCCACCCGGGGAATCACTTTTTTCGGAATCACAAGGAAATGCGTCGGCGCCTTCGGGTCGATATCATGGATGACGATACAGTGCTCGTCCTCATGCTGAATCTCGGCTGGAATCTCACGTGCAATGATACGCTCGAATAAAGTGCTCATGCCTCCGATCAAACCAGCTCCGCGAAGACTTGCAACCGCGAAGCACGACTAGCTGACATCCTCGCTGAACCGGAACCAGTTGCTCCACCGCACTTTCCCCTGCGAGAGCAACTCCGGGATGGTCAGGAAGTCAAACTGCGCGCCCAACTCCCCCAAGACCGTATCCAATGCCTCAAAGAGCGGCCGGCGGTCCACCTGCAGTTCGGCTGGCGGCTGCAAGCCTTCCGCCACCAGGATTGCATCATGCAGGAGCACGATCGCGCCGGGCTTGATCGCCGACCTTAAGGACTCGGCCAGCTCCTCGACCGGCTGTTTTCGCCAATCGGCGACATGCTCGCTCCAAGTCACGACGGTTTGCCCCAGCCAACCGGCACGCAAACGCGAGCCCACCGACTGGTGCCCGTAGGGCGGCCGGAAGTACGGATGCCCGAGCGCGCCGATCGCCTCCGCGCATTTGCGGATCTCCTCGGCCTGCCCCGCAGCCTTCAGCATGGGCAGCGAACGATGGCTCCATCCGTGGTTGCACAGCGCATGCCCCTCCGCCACCGCACGCTCCAATATTTCCGGATACTTGCGGGCCGACTCCCCGACCACAAAGAAACTGGCAACCACACCATGCTTCTTCAACAGATCCAGCAGGAAAGGCGTGGAGTCCGGATGCGGACCGTCATCGAAAGTCAACGCGACCTTCGGCCCATTCACCGCGACCGAAGCGACGCTGCCCATCAACGGAGAAAGCCCCAATGGATAGGCCAAGGCTTTCGACAGTTTCCACCCGAGCGCTCCCGTCATAACGCAAAGAAGCCCATCATAAGACTGCCGAAGAGTCGGCCGATTTTCCAGCCGACCCGATAAGTCCACAGATAAAAATCACCCCGGTCCCGAACCTGCGCCACCCGGAGGATCAAAAGCGGCCAGTGTAACAAGGGCCGGAAAATCGGCGGATCCCCCAGAGTCGCACGATGCTTCTTCAGCAAAGCCACACTCCAGTACCCCCAGACACGGGCCTGACGAAAGACCGCCCCCAGACACTGCCGCACCCGGATGTAAACCATTGCCTCCGGACAGTGCTTCAATTCATGGCCCGCCAATTGCGCCCGGATACAAAAATCGACATCTTCATGGATCGGGATCAACTGATCAAAACCACCCAACTCCAAAAAGAGCGAACGATGCACGCCCATGTTGCCGGCGCCTACATGGGACAGCCCACCCGAGTAATGCACATCGCATACAGTATGCGAATCCAGGTCTTCGGGGTGGTCCCGCAGCACCGGGTGCCAATCCGCATTCAACCGGCGAAAATCACGCCCCCCGCCCACCAAGCAGCCGGCCTGCAACGCTGCGACCATCGAGGCCACCCATTGCACGCTGACAACATCATCCGCATCACAGAACAGGACATACTCTGACTTGGCGGCTTCGACACCGACATTGCGCGCATAGCCGGCTCCTTTCAAACGGGTCGCGCGAACCACCCGCAGGGAGGCAAAACGATCGGCATACGAGGCTGCGATTTCTGCCGAATTATCCGTGCTGGCATTATCCACCAGGACGACTTCAAAGACACCGCTAAAAGTCTGGCAGGCGAGTGCTTCCAACTGCTCCGCAAGAGTCGTAGCGGCATTGTAGCACGGAATGACCACCGAGGCCTCTATCGCCAATGGCGTCGCCTGATCTCTAGGATTCATAAATCAGCGCTTTTAGGTAACCAAACCTATCAGAATACGAGGCAATGGCGAGTCATTATAGGAGGCCCCAACCCGCTCGACTATGAAAAACAGATGATATACCCGATCTCTCATCTTTTCTAACCTAGGCCAAACACCCTAACCAATGATAAAATGGTCGAAAGCGACATTGCCCTCATCCACCCAAACCACTGAATTGTCAAGCAGTGCTAACGAATTATGCCCATTCTCTACAGGAAATAGATGACCCCGCTTTGATTGGATCCTGAAGGGAGCGTGCCTGCGTGCCACGGCGATTGAGAACAATCGCCCTCCCGTAGATCGGAGTACGAACTCAACGGAGCGAGGGCGTCCCGCCCTAGGCAGGCTTGGACTCCACTCAGTAGCGCTGCATCTCCGGATCCACCTCGCACGCCCAGGCGTGAATTCCGCCCCGCAGGTTGATCGTGTTGGTCATGCCACGCGCCTCCAGATAATGGATCACGTTCTGGCTGCGCATCCCGTGGTGGCAAAACACCACCAGTGTCGGCTCCTTAGGCAGCTGTTCCAAGCGCTCGGGAATCTCTCCCATGGGGACGTGCAACGCGCCCTCGATCGCGCAGATCGCCACTTCATCGTGCTCTCGCACATCCAGAAAGACGATCGACTCGCCGGACTCTTTCAAATTCGCGGCTTCTGCGGCACTGATTTCCTTGTTCATCGCCTAAGTTTCATGATGATATCCCGCCATATGTCAAAAACCCCTTCCATTATTGTACCGGCACGTCTGGCCTCGACCCGATTTCCGAAGAAGCTCCTGCACGAGGTGCGGGGCAAACCGGTCATCATTTGGACCGCCGAACGGATCCGCGAGGTGGCACCGGAATTTCCCCTCTATTTCGCGGTGGATGATGGCGAGCTCTACAACTGCCTCAGC
Coding sequences within it:
- the galE gene encoding UDP-glucose 4-epimerase GalE; this translates as MKVLVVGGAGYIGSHCVRQLQAAGHEPVVLDNLVFGHRSAVAEDVPFYDCDLGDPEVVGKILKEEQIELVMHFAAFAYVGESVTEPRKYYENNFVATLRLLETMIDNGVKKFVFSSTCATYGEPESLPIVETLRQSPINPYGQTKLDVENCLKAFAHAYGLSFAAFRYFNAAGAAEDGTIGEDHNPETHLIPLVIDAATGKRENIKIFGTDYDTPDGTCLRDYVHVDDLSRAHIAVFDKLAEPGAGYFYNLGTGTPNSVREIINAVEAVTGLKVPVVEDERRAGDPPALFADSSKAQQELGWEIKYKDVKDIIATAWRWHQSHPKGYED
- a CDS encoding beta-ketoacyl-[acyl-carrier-protein] synthase family protein, yielding MQLPRIVITGLGLTAPNGNTLEEYRENLLKGVPRIQTIDMRYMGPVPAGVCDFDTRKYQSRKELRVGTRAGSIAIYCAHEALEDSGFDFANFDKSRIGVYVGTTEHGNVETENEVYNISKFDYDTRYWTHHHNPRTVANNPAGEITINLGITGPHYTIGAACAAGNAGLIQAVQMLRLGEVDMALAGGVSESIQTFGIFAGFKSQGALAKHDDPNLASRPFDKGRNGIVVSEGGCIYVLERLEDAQARGANIIAEIIGYRINSDASDYVLPNPERQAECMRAALQSAGIEPGDVDIVNTHATSTPQGDIQECKAIAEVFGDCPTTYINNTKSFIGHAMGAAGALELAGNIPSFQDNTIHPTINVDDLDPECALPNLVINEPRKVDAVKVILNNSFGMLGINSALILRKFEG
- a CDS encoding acyl carrier protein translates to MTEDDVKQIVIDIINEIAPDEDTTDLKAEVSLREQMDLDSMDFLDIVMELRKQHGIEVPEEDYPKLASLASCAEYLTPKFNEK
- a CDS encoding phytoene desaturase family protein, giving the protein MSASLDGRHFEVVIIGAGMAGLAAGIRLALAGKNCIILERHNASGGLNSFYSIDGRKYDVGLHAMTNYVPKGTKGTPLAKLLRQLRIPYDDFDLCPQLGSRIAFPDCELAFNNDFELFESEVARAFPAQIDGFRALVQEVKELDAFDLGALPSSARTAVQRHITDPLLEDMIFCPVMYYGSAQEEDMDYGQFAIMFRSLFFEGFARPFDGVRVIIRLLQNKYRELGGLRKMKCGIRRIHSDGARATALTLDDGATLTADKIISTAGAVETLRLCEDQAPDAGADNIGRLSFTETITVLDRQPADFGWNDTIIFFNTREPRFRYARVEDDLVDPGSGVICFPNNYRYGEGRQLDEGFLRITAMANHDAWCRLEEADYLARKEEWYAKLQAVALSILPQSQLDLDAHRIAKDMFTPRTVRKYTGHLNGAIYGAPNKIKDGRTQLDNLYLAGTDQGFLGIVGAMLSGISMANLHVLQG
- a CDS encoding histidine triad nucleotide-binding protein; amino-acid sequence: MSTLFERIIAREIPAEIQHEDEHCIVIHDIDPKAPTHFLVIPKKVIPRVAEATEADQTILGHLLLTAATVADSLKLEGGYRIVINNGKDGGETVPHMHVHVLGGRPMAWPPG
- a CDS encoding polysaccharide deacetylase family protein, whose protein sequence is MTGALGWKLSKALAYPLGLSPLMGSVASVAVNGPKVALTFDDGPHPDSTPFLLDLLKKHGVVASFFVVGESARKYPEILERAVAEGHALCNHGWSHRSLPMLKAAGQAEEIRKCAEAIGALGHPYFRPPYGHQSVGSRLRAGWLGQTVVTWSEHVADWRKQPVEELAESLRSAIKPGAIVLLHDAILVAEGLQPPAELQVDRRPLFEALDTVLGELGAQFDFLTIPELLSQGKVRWSNWFRFSEDVS
- a CDS encoding glycosyltransferase, with translation MNPRDQATPLAIEASVVIPCYNAATTLAEQLEALACQTFSGVFEVVLVDNASTDNSAEIAASYADRFASLRVVRATRLKGAGYARNVGVEAAKSEYVLFCDADDVVSVQWVASMVAALQAGCLVGGGRDFRRLNADWHPVLRDHPEDLDSHTVCDVHYSGGLSHVGAGNMGVHRSLFLELGGFDQLIPIHEDVDFCIRAQLAGHELKHCPEAMVYIRVRQCLGAVFRQARVWGYWSVALLKKHRATLGDPPIFRPLLHWPLLILRVAQVRDRGDFYLWTYRVGWKIGRLFGSLMMGFFAL
- a CDS encoding rhodanese-like domain-containing protein, whose translation is MNKEISAAEAANLKESGESIVFLDVREHDEVAICAIEGALHVPMGEIPERLEQLPKEPTLVVFCHHGMRSQNVIHYLEARGMTNTINLRGGIHAWACEVDPEMQRY